The following coding sequences lie in one Manis javanica isolate MJ-LG chromosome X, MJ_LKY, whole genome shotgun sequence genomic window:
- the IL3RA gene encoding interleukin-3 receptor subunit alpha isoform X4: MAWLWLSVVLAPVSALLPTNQDPESPIKNLMMEPRNRTLTWDLNGNVSKIECALHSGYITKAKNNRYCQLYMVPSCEVTNYSVTVTMTTGQLFSTSILYPVQEGNPRAAAQHLTCWVHDVDFLTCHWVVGPEAPDDVQYRLYVEDLETYAQWECPHYGEDPRGTHVRCYFDVTGLFKDFHFLVKGASRGSSIPCSELYVDLMESERLRLPNITGRCNKSLSIMEWKMTSHFNDRFVYKLQIEKGSDPPYTENLVSENSFVLYNPGIYTVRLQAKGAFQNVWSEWSAPQHFECAPSEDALGRAWLAPSLLALGTLLALGLAFVICARYSVMRRLLPPIPRVKDPIGDSSQGDKMMVWEAGRDSREDCAVAQVQVVGET, encoded by the exons ATCCAGAATCACCGATTAAGAACTTAATGATGGAGCCAAGAAATAGAACCCTGACCTGGGACCTCAATGGAAATGTTTCCAAGATCGAGTGTGCCTTACATTCAGGTTACATCACAAAG GCAAAGAACAACCGTTACTGCCAGCTGTACATGGTTCCCTCCTGTGAGGTGACAAACTACAGTGTCACTGTCACTATGACCACAGGTCAGCTGTTCTCAACGTCGATTCTGTATCCTGTGCAAG AAGGCAACCCCAGGGCAGCCGCCCAACACCTGACGTGCTGGGTCCATGATGTGGACTTCCTCACATGCCACTGGGTGGTGGGGCCAGAGGCGCCGGATGACGTGCAGTACCGCCTCTACGTGGAGGACCTGGA GACGTATGCGCAGTGGGAGTGCCCACATTATGGAGAAGATCCGAGGGGCACACACGTCCGCTGTTATTTCGATGTCACTGGGCTATTCAAAGATTTCCACTTCCTGGTAAAGGGCGCCAGCAGGGGCTCCAGCATCCCCTGCTCAGAACTCTATGTGGACTTAATGGAATCTG AGAGACTGAGGCTCCCCAACATCACAGGAAGGTGTAATAAATCCCTTTCTATCATGGAGTGGAAAATGACAAGTCACTTCAATGACAGATTTGTCTATAAACTTCAAATAGAGAAG GGCTCAGACCCTCCCTACACGGAGAAC CTGGTCTCAGAAAATTCCTTTGTGCTCTACAACCCCGGAATCTACACGGTGAGGCTACAAGCCAAGGGAGCCTTCCAGAACGTCTGGAGTGAGTGGAGCGCCCCCCAGCACTTTG AGTGCGCCCCGTCGGAGGACGCCCTGGGCCGCGCCTGGCTGGCCCCGTCGCTGCTGGCGCTGGGCACACTGCTGGCGCTGGGGCTCGCGTTCGTGATCTGCGCGAG GTACTCGGTGATGCGCAGGCTCCTCCCGCCCATCCCCCGCGTGAAGGACCCCATCGGGGACAGCTCCCAGGGCGACAAGATG ATGGTCTGGGAGGCCGGCAGGGACAGCCGGGAGGACTGTGCTGTGGCCCAGGTGCAGGTCGTGGGGGAGACGTGA
- the IL3RA gene encoding interleukin-3 receptor subunit alpha isoform X5: MIGPCCHFLLGPLPLAHTWRAVCSHEDGGRLVVQPCVSRSSLAKNNRYCQLYMVPSCEVTNYSVTVTMTTGQLFSTSILYPVQEGNPRAAAQHLTCWVHDVDFLTCHWVVGPEAPDDVQYRLYVEDLETYAQWECPHYGEDPRGTHVRCYFDVTGLFKDFHFLVKGASRGSSIPCSELYVDLMESERLRLPNITGRCNKSLSIMEWKMTSHFNDRFVYKLQIEKGSDPPYTENLVSENSFVLYNPGIYTVRLQAKGAFQNVWSEWSAPQHFECAPSEDALGRAWLAPSLLALGTLLALGLAFVICARYSVMRRLLPPIPRVKDPIGDSSQGDKMMVWEAGRDSREDCAVAQVQVVGET; the protein is encoded by the exons ATGATTGGTCCATGTTGCCATTTCCTCCTGGGCCCCCTGCCCCTTGCACATACGTGGAGGGCAGTTTGTTCTCATGAAGACGGGGGCCGCTTGGTTGTCCAGCCTTGTGTTTCCCGAAGTTCCCTG GCAAAGAACAACCGTTACTGCCAGCTGTACATGGTTCCCTCCTGTGAGGTGACAAACTACAGTGTCACTGTCACTATGACCACAGGTCAGCTGTTCTCAACGTCGATTCTGTATCCTGTGCAAG AAGGCAACCCCAGGGCAGCCGCCCAACACCTGACGTGCTGGGTCCATGATGTGGACTTCCTCACATGCCACTGGGTGGTGGGGCCAGAGGCGCCGGATGACGTGCAGTACCGCCTCTACGTGGAGGACCTGGA GACGTATGCGCAGTGGGAGTGCCCACATTATGGAGAAGATCCGAGGGGCACACACGTCCGCTGTTATTTCGATGTCACTGGGCTATTCAAAGATTTCCACTTCCTGGTAAAGGGCGCCAGCAGGGGCTCCAGCATCCCCTGCTCAGAACTCTATGTGGACTTAATGGAATCTG AGAGACTGAGGCTCCCCAACATCACAGGAAGGTGTAATAAATCCCTTTCTATCATGGAGTGGAAAATGACAAGTCACTTCAATGACAGATTTGTCTATAAACTTCAAATAGAGAAG GGCTCAGACCCTCCCTACACGGAGAAC CTGGTCTCAGAAAATTCCTTTGTGCTCTACAACCCCGGAATCTACACGGTGAGGCTACAAGCCAAGGGAGCCTTCCAGAACGTCTGGAGTGAGTGGAGCGCCCCCCAGCACTTTG AGTGCGCCCCGTCGGAGGACGCCCTGGGCCGCGCCTGGCTGGCCCCGTCGCTGCTGGCGCTGGGCACACTGCTGGCGCTGGGGCTCGCGTTCGTGATCTGCGCGAG GTACTCGGTGATGCGCAGGCTCCTCCCGCCCATCCCCCGCGTGAAGGACCCCATCGGGGACAGCTCCCAGGGCGACAAGATG ATGGTCTGGGAGGCCGGCAGGGACAGCCGGGAGGACTGTGCTGTGGCCCAGGTGCAGGTCGTGGGGGAGACGTGA
- the SLC25A6 gene encoding ADP/ATP translocase 3, with product MTEQAISFAKDFLAGGIAAAISKTAVAPIERVKLLLQVQHASKQIAADKQYKGIVDCIVRIPKEQGVLSFWRGNLANVIRYFPTQALNFAFKDKYKQIFLGGVDKHTQFWRYFAGNLASGGAAGATSLCFVYPLDFARTRLAADVGKSATEREFKGLGDCLVKITKSDGIRGLYQGFNVSVQGIIIYRAAYFGVYDTAKGMLPDPKNTHIVVSWMIAQTVTAVAGVVSYPFDTVRRRMMMQSGRKGADIMYKGTVDCWRKILKDEGGKAFFKGAWSNVLRGMGGAFVLVLYDELKKVI from the exons atgacGGAGCAGGCCATCTCCTTCGCCAAGGACTTCCTGGCCGGAGGCATCGCCGCCGCCATCTCCAAGACGGCCGTGGCCCCGATCGAGCGCGTCAAGCTGCTTCTGCAG GTGCAACATGCCAGCAAGCAGATCGCGGCGGATAAGCAGTACAAGGGCATCGTAGACTGCATCGTGCGCATCCCCAAGGAGCAGGGCGTGTTGTCCTTCTGGAGGGGCAACCTGGCCAACGTCATCCGCTACTTCCCCACGCAAGCCCTCAACTTCGCCTTCAAGGATAAGTACAAGCAGATCTTCCTGGGGGGCGTGGACAAGCACACGCAGTTCTGGCGGTATTTTGCCGGCAATCTGGCCTCTGGTGGGGCGGCGGGAGCCACCTCTCTCTGCTTCGTCTACCCCCTGGATTTTGCCCGAACCCGCCTGGCGGCGGACGTGGGCAAATCGGCCACGGAGCGGGAGTTCAAAGGCTTGGGCGACTGCCTGGTCAAGATCACCAAGTCCGACGGCATCCGGGGCCTGTACCAGGGCTTCAACGTGTCTGTGCAGGGTATCATCATTTACCGGGCAGCCTACTTCGGCGTGTACGACACGGCCAAAG GCATGCTCCCTGACCCCAAGAACACCCACATCGTGGTGAGCTGGATGATTGCGCAGACCGTGACCGCCGTGGCCGGCGTCGTCTCCTACCCCTTCGACACCGTGCGGAGGCGAATGATGATGCAGTCGGGGCGCAAAGGAG CCGACATCATGTACAAGGGCACCGTCGACTGCTGGCGGAAGATCTTGAAGGACGAAGGAGGCAAAGCCTTCTTCAAGGGTGCGTGGTCCAACGTGCTCCGGGGCATGGGGGGTGCCTTCGTGCTGGTCCTGTACGATGAGCTGAAGAAGGTCATCTAG